Proteins encoded within one genomic window of Theobroma cacao cultivar B97-61/B2 chromosome 7, Criollo_cocoa_genome_V2, whole genome shotgun sequence:
- the LOC18593710 gene encoding (+)-delta-cadinene synthase isozyme XC14, whose translation MSSQVCSKPASTSSDDHDAKSIENRPLASFPPSIWGDRFHTCPEMNMDATTKLHEELKQEVQRMLTTPMDKPSQKLLLIDAVQRLGVAYHFEKEIEDALENIYGDCNGDGNDLYITSLRFRLLREHGFNIQCESFNKFKDEKGNFKASLISDVRGLLELYEAAHLRVHGENILEEALAFTTSHLRLVETVVEYPLSAEVASALKSPIRKNLPRLEARRYIPTYQACALHDETLLKFTKLDFNLLQYLHKKEISEIYRWWKDFEFSDKLPFIRDRVVEDYFWVLGVYFEPQYSLARRMMTKVIAMTSIIDDIYDAYGTFEELELFASAIARWDISCIDQLPDYMKLCYKALLDVYEEMEEVMTKQGKLYRVQHSKEEMKRLVQAYFAEAKWPHENYTPTMEEYMPIALKSCGYYMLLMTSLVGMGDIIPKEAFHWASNDPKIV comes from the exons ATGTCCTCCCAAGTTTGTTCAAAACCTGCTTCTACTTCCTCTGATGATCATGATGCCAAGTCGATTGAGAATCGTCCCTTGGCCAGTTTTCCTCCTAGCATTTGGGGAGATCGTTTCCACACATGTCCTGAAATG AATATGGATGCTACAACTAAACTACATGAAGAATTGAAGCAAGAAGTACAGAGAATGTTGACCACACCTATGGACAAACCATCCCAAAAGTTGCTCTTAATTGATGCAGTGCAACGCTTAGGTGTGGCTTATCATTTTGAGAAGGAGATAGAAGATgctttagagaatatatatgGTGATTGCAACGGTGATGGCAATGATCTCTACATTACATCTCTTCGATTTCGATTGCTAAGAGAGCATGGCTTTAACATTCAGTGTG AATCATTCAACAAGTTCAAAgatgagaaaggaaacttcAAGGCATCCTTAATTAGTGATGTGAGAGGCTTACTAGAATTGTATGAAGCTGCACACCTGCGAGTACATGGAGAAAACATACTTGAAGAAGCTCTTGCTTTCACCACCTCTCATTTAAGGTTAGTAGAAACAGTGGTAGAGTACCCTCTCTCAGCAGAGGTTGCTAGTGCTCTAAAATCGCCCATCCGCAAGAACTTGCCAAGGTTGGAAGCTAGGAGATACATTCCAACGTATCAAGCATGTGCTTTGCATGATGAAACTTTATTGAAGTTCACAAAATTGGATTTCAACTTGTTACAGTATTTGCACAAGAAGGAGATAAGCGAGATCTATAG GTGGTGGAAAGACTTTGAGTTCTCTGATAAACTACCTTTTATACGAGATAGAGTGGTGGAAGATTACTTCTGGGTCTTGGGAGTGTACTTTGAGCCCCAGTACTCCCTTGCTAGAAGGATGATGACAAAAGTAATTGCCATGACATCAATTATAGATGATATATATGACGCATATGGCACGTTTGAAGAACTTGAGCTCTTTGCAAGTGCAATTGCGAG GTGGGATATCAGCTGCATAGATCAGCTTCCAGACTACATGAAATTATGCTATAAGGCACTCTTAGATGTTTATGAAGAAATGGAAGAAGTGATGACCAAACAAGGGAAATTATACCGTGTTCAACATTCGAAAGAAGAA ATGAAAAGACTAGTTCAAGCCTACTTTGCGGAGGCGAAGTGGCCCCATGAAAATTACACACCAACAATGGAGGAGTATATGCCTATTGCATTAAAATCCTGTGGTTATTATATGCTATTAATGACGTCCTTGGTTGGCATGGGAGATATCATACCAAAAGAGGCATTTCATTGGGCATCAAACGACCCTAAGATTGTTTGA